A window from Kovacikia minuta CCNUW1 encodes these proteins:
- a CDS encoding ATP-binding protein, protein MATIEDIIRQEVNPFDPVTFKTGNFWQEDNYVVASTVDSIHQDAIVQITQVLNQIAKDNYTRTVMLAGDAGSGKSYVLKRLKQTLNSKAFFAYISPFVDSDYIWRHTLRQTVDSMMHKPEGKEESQLLLWLKSLSVFRDRNLMKKLLGERNLFINNFKAANPSGIFQAKEFFGVLYDLTNPDLYFTACSWLRGDDLDEDDLKALKVKKSIDSETAAQGILANLGKISVSTYPIVLCFDQVESKQLPDGSADIQPVFNISTSFHNERLKNFLIIISIVTNTWRQNSDRIQQSDRDRVEKLVALKPITLDQAESLWTSRLSFLHHQASPKPESNIYPLTREMLEKKFPGGKTTPRLTLVLGQQSFLKHKLGGEIEIIQTDIVAFFKLLWEQEFKKTEQKITRIRHFSEPELISMLSRTLAALQMKEIQPKLLPSPTYSSYSFTCRNPKRDGKIGLIWSENPSSSFFHVMNACQRVSEKQQCRALYLIRAEGTGKANSKSYGIYKKIFVDSTNNRHIKPDVESVHYLATYDRMVNSVHSQELVVAGETIKLSELEALIRDSEVLKGCPLLQDLGIFPRPKMKEPDLRREKEFLLSFVKIHHLISRKVASQNTFSQFPKLNDAQMKHLIQELCQEKLISILDESVSVEDQIIYLVPNQSVA, encoded by the coding sequence GTGGCGACGATTGAAGACATCATTCGGCAGGAAGTCAATCCTTTTGATCCAGTCACCTTCAAGACTGGAAATTTCTGGCAAGAGGACAATTATGTGGTTGCTTCGACTGTGGATTCTATTCACCAGGATGCAATTGTCCAAATTACTCAGGTTTTGAATCAGATAGCAAAAGATAACTACACGCGGACTGTCATGCTGGCAGGTGATGCTGGTTCCGGTAAGAGTTATGTTCTAAAACGGTTGAAACAAACGCTTAACTCTAAAGCTTTCTTTGCTTACATTTCACCATTTGTGGATAGTGACTACATCTGGCGACATACATTGCGGCAAACCGTTGATAGCATGATGCACAAACCGGAAGGAAAGGAGGAATCTCAGTTACTTCTCTGGCTTAAAAGCCTTTCCGTTTTTAGAGATCGTAATCTGATGAAGAAACTCCTGGGTGAGCGGAATCTTTTTATTAACAATTTCAAAGCTGCTAACCCATCTGGAATCTTTCAAGCCAAAGAGTTTTTTGGTGTGTTATACGACCTAACCAATCCAGACTTATACTTCACTGCCTGTAGCTGGCTGCGGGGAGATGATCTAGATGAAGATGATTTGAAAGCCTTAAAGGTTAAAAAATCGATTGATAGTGAAACAGCCGCTCAAGGAATTTTGGCGAATCTTGGTAAAATTTCGGTTTCTACCTATCCAATTGTCCTTTGTTTTGATCAGGTTGAAAGTAAGCAGTTACCCGATGGCTCTGCGGATATTCAACCAGTTTTTAACATCAGTACGTCTTTTCATAATGAGCGTCTCAAGAACTTTCTAATTATTATCAGTATTGTTACAAATACCTGGCGGCAAAATAGCGATCGTATTCAGCAGTCCGATAGAGATAGAGTTGAAAAATTAGTGGCTCTGAAACCAATTACACTCGATCAGGCTGAATCACTTTGGACAAGTAGGCTGTCTTTTTTACATCATCAGGCAAGCCCCAAACCTGAATCAAACATTTATCCGCTGACAAGAGAGATGCTGGAGAAAAAGTTTCCTGGTGGGAAAACAACACCCCGATTGACGCTAGTTCTGGGTCAGCAGTCATTCCTTAAACATAAGTTAGGGGGTGAAATAGAAATCATTCAGACGGATATTGTAGCTTTTTTCAAGCTTTTGTGGGAACAAGAATTTAAGAAGACAGAGCAGAAAATAACGAGAATTCGTCATTTTTCTGAGCCTGAATTAATCTCAATGCTCTCTCGAACATTGGCTGCTTTACAGATGAAAGAAATTCAGCCTAAGCTGTTGCCTAGCCCCACCTATTCCAGCTATTCGTTTACCTGTCGAAATCCAAAGAGAGATGGAAAGATTGGTCTGATTTGGTCGGAAAACCCTAGCTCATCATTCTTTCATGTTATGAATGCTTGTCAGAGAGTTTCAGAAAAACAACAGTGTCGAGCATTATATCTGATTCGGGCTGAAGGAACAGGAAAAGCTAATAGCAAAAGTTATGGAATTTATAAGAAAATCTTCGTCGATTCTACAAACAATCGACATATCAAGCCAGATGTTGAATCCGTTCACTACCTGGCAACTTACGACAGAATGGTAAACTCTGTCCATTCCCAAGAATTAGTTGTTGCCGGGGAAACCATTAAACTCAGTGAGCTTGAAGCCCTGATTCGAGACTCGGAAGTGTTAAAAGGGTGTCCTCTTCTACAGGATTTGGGAATTTTTCCGCGACCAAAAATGAAGGAACCTGATTTGAGAAGAGAAAAGGAATTTTTGCTGAGTTTCGTCAAGATTCATCATCTAATTTCCAGAAAAGTTGCATCTCAAAATACCTTTAGCCAATTTCCAAAGCTGAATGATGCTCAAATGAAACACTTGATTCAGGAACTTTGTCAAGAGAAGCTAATCAGCATTTTAGATGAGTCTGTATCAGTGGAAGATCAGATTATCTATTTAGTTCCGAACCAATCAGTAGCCTAG
- a CDS encoding DNA translocase FtsK: MSYLTKSDDIRAAIYQLTAYSRLWVDTEVAEWWTFFPKLSLIQVLANSDDFKGDSVYLLDVLNQPDLVQLLIDQIMVNPNIEKVFHNASYDVKFLGKGSAKNITCTLKLAKQFPKAVLGTSNCKLKTLAKELCNFTNVDAEQQASDWGKRPLGTEQLLYARMDTVYLAQIHQYLLKLACQKSPIVNKPDPSKTSSFSVTKVRVAFECARLFYLAHHFDGMTMFLPNGQTAGIGNSFHDLSDQFVRTALKEPQFRELFKPEPDQLKTEEVSARMQEAFYNLVFFPYLQSTIQTNPGKANALHQLWQGLTGLIQRWAQLLVNNRRYCSADEVISKTFLAQELNVQHQFTLPNGSQQLVKGRFDSLVYDFEKHRLCVVEYKTYQSPDQSAQLAQVALYSYMLKERVGVPIDSAVYSVLPDWKELTFTWNELEKTVHQLIPHKLQQMQQWAAWKQGQPDSPPPTAQLHLCDICPQRTKCQTFFTVDDQVSKPADQLPVITPPGTDLPDAGSKPPEVKSPDPVTQDADAIANELVATLKSFGVGTTHYGTAIGPAFIRVKLKPNSGVKVNSILKLSDDLRVQLGITNPPLIAPQAGYVSVDLPRPDRQSAYFDQYIQPQTLPLTAPTRIAIGVNLEGQLIEADLSDPNTCHFLVGGTTGSGKSEFLRSLLLSLLVRHSPQQLQIALVDPKRVTFPEFGQMPWLYTPVVKESDRAIELMENLVGEMESRYQKFEVNRCNDLSSYNQKVSQQPDKLLPRIVCIFDEYADFMAEKETAKVLELSIKRLGAMARAAGIHLIIATQRPEAKIVTPVIRSNLPGRVALRTASEADSMIILGGKQVEAAYLLGKGDLLYLAGANLLRLQSLYAPTIHLSQQR, translated from the coding sequence ATGTCTTATCTGACAAAATCTGATGATATTCGGGCAGCAATCTATCAGCTAACTGCCTATTCAAGGCTCTGGGTAGATACCGAAGTTGCTGAATGGTGGACATTCTTTCCCAAATTGTCGTTGATTCAGGTATTGGCAAATTCTGATGATTTCAAGGGTGATTCTGTTTACCTGCTGGACGTTCTAAATCAGCCCGATCTGGTACAGCTATTGATTGACCAGATTATGGTTAATCCCAATATTGAAAAAGTCTTTCATAATGCCAGTTATGATGTGAAATTTTTGGGAAAAGGAAGCGCAAAGAATATCACCTGTACTTTGAAATTAGCGAAACAATTTCCAAAAGCTGTTTTAGGAACCTCCAACTGTAAACTTAAAACACTGGCAAAAGAGCTTTGCAACTTTACAAATGTTGACGCAGAGCAACAGGCAAGCGATTGGGGAAAGCGGCCCCTTGGCACAGAACAGCTACTTTACGCCAGAATGGACACAGTTTATCTGGCACAGATCCATCAGTATTTACTCAAGCTAGCGTGTCAAAAATCTCCAATTGTGAATAAGCCTGACCCGTCTAAAACTTCATCCTTCAGTGTGACGAAAGTCCGGGTTGCTTTTGAGTGCGCCCGTTTGTTCTATCTAGCGCATCATTTTGATGGCATGACGATGTTTCTGCCCAATGGTCAAACCGCTGGCATTGGTAATTCATTTCACGATTTGTCTGATCAGTTTGTCAGGACTGCTTTGAAGGAACCTCAGTTTCGGGAATTATTCAAGCCTGAGCCTGACCAACTGAAAACGGAAGAGGTTTCAGCCAGGATGCAAGAGGCATTTTACAATCTGGTTTTCTTTCCTTATCTGCAATCTACAATTCAGACTAACCCAGGCAAAGCCAATGCGCTCCATCAACTCTGGCAGGGGTTAACGGGATTAATCCAAAGATGGGCACAACTTCTGGTCAACAATCGGCGTTACTGCTCTGCGGATGAGGTGATCAGTAAAACATTTCTGGCGCAGGAACTCAACGTTCAGCATCAATTTACGTTGCCCAACGGGAGCCAACAACTTGTCAAAGGTCGATTTGACAGTTTGGTCTATGATTTCGAGAAGCATCGCCTTTGCGTTGTGGAGTATAAAACCTACCAGTCTCCGGATCAGTCTGCTCAACTGGCTCAGGTTGCCCTCTACAGCTATATGCTGAAGGAACGGGTTGGCGTGCCGATCGACTCCGCTGTCTACAGTGTTCTACCGGATTGGAAGGAGTTGACATTTACGTGGAATGAATTGGAGAAAACGGTGCATCAACTCATTCCCCACAAGCTCCAACAGATGCAGCAATGGGCTGCCTGGAAACAAGGTCAACCTGATTCCCCTCCTCCCACTGCCCAGCTTCATTTATGTGACATTTGCCCCCAACGAACAAAGTGCCAAACTTTCTTTACAGTTGATGATCAAGTCTCAAAACCTGCTGATCAGCTTCCAGTCATCACTCCTCCAGGAACAGATTTACCTGATGCAGGTTCTAAACCACCTGAAGTCAAATCTCCTGATCCTGTAACTCAAGATGCAGATGCGATCGCAAACGAATTAGTAGCCACTCTAAAATCTTTCGGGGTTGGCACGACTCATTACGGGACTGCGATCGGCCCCGCATTTATTCGTGTGAAACTGAAGCCGAATTCTGGCGTTAAGGTTAATTCCATCTTGAAATTGTCGGATGATTTGAGAGTGCAGTTAGGGATTACCAATCCTCCATTAATTGCACCCCAGGCAGGGTACGTGAGTGTCGATCTACCTCGCCCGGATCGCCAATCTGCCTATTTTGATCAATACATCCAACCTCAAACATTACCGCTGACTGCTCCAACCCGGATTGCGATTGGTGTGAATCTAGAGGGACAGTTAATTGAAGCTGATTTATCCGATCCCAACACCTGTCATTTCTTAGTGGGAGGGACGACAGGAAGCGGCAAGAGCGAGTTTTTGCGATCGCTTCTGCTCAGCCTTTTAGTTCGCCATTCTCCGCAACAATTGCAAATTGCTCTTGTAGACCCTAAGCGCGTGACGTTTCCAGAATTTGGGCAAATGCCCTGGCTCTACACTCCAGTGGTGAAAGAGAGCGATCGCGCCATTGAACTCATGGAAAACTTGGTTGGGGAAATGGAATCCCGCTATCAGAAATTTGAAGTGAACCGATGCAATGATTTGAGCAGCTACAACCAGAAAGTCAGCCAGCAACCCGACAAGCTTCTCCCGCGAATTGTCTGCATTTTCGATGAGTATGCAGACTTTATGGCAGAAAAAGAAACCGCTAAGGTATTGGAGCTTAGCATCAAACGTTTAGGTGCAATGGCAAGAGCAGCAGGGATTCACCTGATCATTGCAACCCAACGCCCAGAAGCAAAAATTGTTACCCCTGTGATTCGCTCCAACTTGCCCGGACGAGTCGCCCTACGAACCGCTAGCGAGGCTGATTCTATGATTATCTTGGGTGGAAAACAAGTGGAAGCTGCTTATCTGTTAGGTAAGGGGGATCTACTCTACTTGGCTGGGGCAAACCTTCTCCGACTTCAAAGCTTGTATGCACCAACCATTCACTTATCGCAGCAAAGGTAA
- a CDS encoding PadR family transcriptional regulator: MLRLAALGLFQTEPLNGYRLKQQLEIFMGCCLCVNYGAIYPLLKRMEEQGEIVLCAEEAAVTGQSRKVYNITPLGCDRWKQEMMSSPQESWVNSRSRFVIKFFFFSHLQPAERVQLLEHRLMTCRLRLAKKQAEFVSDDRYQMLVKERSIAMIQSEIQWLTEQLANEQASTHSPIPPLQFN, translated from the coding sequence ATGCTCCGCCTTGCCGCCCTGGGTTTATTTCAAACAGAGCCTCTGAATGGTTATCGCCTGAAGCAACAGCTCGAAATTTTTATGGGATGTTGCCTTTGCGTTAATTACGGGGCGATTTATCCACTCTTGAAACGGATGGAGGAGCAAGGTGAAATTGTGCTCTGTGCCGAGGAAGCGGCGGTCACTGGACAAAGCCGCAAGGTTTACAACATCACACCCTTAGGGTGCGATCGCTGGAAGCAGGAAATGATGTCAAGCCCCCAGGAGAGTTGGGTCAATTCCCGCTCCCGGTTTGTAATTAAGTTTTTCTTTTTTAGCCATTTGCAGCCTGCTGAACGGGTGCAGTTGTTAGAGCACCGCTTGATGACCTGCCGCCTTCGGTTAGCCAAAAAGCAGGCTGAATTCGTTTCTGACGATCGCTATCAAATGCTTGTGAAGGAGCGATCGATCGCCATGATTCAATCTGAAATTCAATGGTTAACTGAACAGTTAGCAAATGAACAAGCAAGCACTCATTCACCCATACCTCCTTTGCAATTTAATTGA
- a CDS encoding efflux RND transporter permease subunit, translated as MWIVRLALRRPYTIVVAALMIVILGVMTITRMTTDIFPEINIPVVSVIWSYNGVSPDEMEKRIVTISERAFTTTVNDIEHMESQSMRGVSVIKIFFQPGAKIEAAVAQLTSVSQTVLRVLPPGITPPFILRYSASNVPILQMSVGSKSLSEQEIYDLGLNFIRTQLATVQGASIPLPYGGKARQVMVDLDTQALYARGLSSTDVVNAISVQNLILPAGSAKIGDRDYTVRLNSSPEAVEALNNLPIRQVNGAMVYIRDVAQVHDGFAVQTNVVRQDGQRASLLTILKSGGASTLDVVNRIQSVLPRVKSTLPPNLDMKLLFDQSLFVRASLEGVIKEALIAACLTATMILLFLGSWRSTIIVAVSIPLSILCSIIIMSLLGQTINVMTLGGLALAVGILVDDATVEIENIHRNLGQGKPLTKAILDGAQQIATPALVATLCICIVFTPVVFLTGVSRSLFTPLAMAVVFAMLSSYVLSRTLVPVMARFLLKHELGMYQEDGECAGNSHNLFWRFHAGFNQRFNSMRDRYHAALEWGLSHRIWVLFVAIAFCASAVALFPFVGEDFFPTVDAGQFRMHVRAPAGTRIEATEQLFGQVEQTIRRVIPAEEVSVILDNIGLPVGGINLAFSDSATIGSADGEILVSLNHEHHGSTWQYVKKLRKELKTEFPQASFFFQPADIVSQILNFGLPAPVDIQVLGRNAEKNYAIAKQIREKVAQIPGAVDVHLHQIVNAPELGIEVDRTQAQQTGLSQRDVASSILTSLSSSGQTSPNYWLNPKTGVNYLVAVQTPTAKVDSVDAIEGTPIGSAAAGTPQLLNNLATVKRRTSISVVNHYNVQPVFDVYANVQDRDLGGVSRQIDRIVDEFRKQLPKGSFIEVRGQVGTMKSSFLSMGVGLLFAILLVYFLMVVNFQSWLDPLIIMMALPSALAGIVWMLFVTQTTLSVPSLMGSIMCMGVATANSILLVTFANDQRLLGKDARQAASLAGFTRLRPVLMTALAMILGMVPMALGLGEGGEQNAPLGRAVIGGLTAATFATLFFVPVVYSKLRRKQPASLDDDLDSASGLGSGELAVGNGGSIAH; from the coding sequence ATGTGGATAGTTCGCCTTGCGCTCCGCCGCCCTTACACGATCGTTGTGGCTGCCCTGATGATCGTCATTCTGGGCGTCATGACCATTACCCGCATGACGACCGATATCTTCCCAGAAATCAACATTCCTGTGGTCAGTGTCATCTGGTCCTACAACGGCGTTTCACCCGATGAAATGGAGAAGCGCATTGTCACCATCAGTGAGCGGGCATTTACAACGACGGTGAATGATATTGAACACATGGAATCCCAGTCGATGCGGGGGGTCAGTGTGATCAAAATCTTCTTTCAACCGGGAGCCAAAATTGAAGCTGCGGTTGCCCAATTAACTTCCGTTTCCCAAACGGTTTTGCGGGTGTTGCCACCGGGAATTACGCCGCCCTTCATCCTCCGCTATAGCGCTTCTAACGTACCGATTTTGCAGATGAGTGTCGGTTCTAAGTCGCTGTCGGAGCAGGAAATTTATGACCTGGGGCTGAACTTCATTCGCACCCAACTTGCGACCGTTCAGGGGGCTTCGATTCCATTGCCCTATGGTGGCAAAGCTCGGCAGGTGATGGTCGATCTGGATACGCAGGCGTTGTATGCCAGGGGGCTTTCGTCAACAGATGTGGTGAATGCAATTAGTGTTCAAAACCTGATTCTTCCGGCGGGAAGTGCCAAGATTGGCGATCGGGACTACACAGTGCGGCTCAACAGCAGCCCGGAAGCAGTGGAAGCCCTGAACAACTTACCGATCCGGCAGGTCAACGGTGCGATGGTGTACATCCGGGATGTGGCACAGGTGCATGATGGCTTTGCGGTGCAAACCAATGTGGTGCGGCAGGATGGACAACGCGCCAGTTTGCTGACCATTCTCAAGAGTGGTGGGGCATCCACGCTTGATGTGGTCAACCGTATTCAAAGTGTTTTGCCACGGGTTAAATCCACTCTGCCCCCCAACCTGGACATGAAACTACTGTTTGATCAGTCCTTGTTTGTGCGGGCATCGTTGGAAGGGGTAATCAAGGAAGCATTGATTGCTGCCTGCTTGACTGCGACGATGATTCTACTGTTTTTGGGGAGTTGGCGAAGCACGATTATTGTTGCGGTTTCGATTCCGCTGTCAATTCTTTGTTCCATCATTATCATGAGCTTGTTGGGACAGACGATCAACGTCATGACATTAGGTGGATTGGCGCTCGCAGTCGGAATTTTAGTGGATGATGCCACCGTTGAAATCGAAAATATTCACCGTAATTTAGGGCAGGGAAAACCTTTAACGAAAGCGATTCTGGATGGTGCCCAGCAGATTGCAACTCCGGCATTGGTGGCAACGCTTTGCATTTGCATTGTATTTACGCCTGTGGTTTTTTTAACGGGTGTTTCCAGATCGTTGTTTACGCCGTTAGCGATGGCGGTAGTATTTGCGATGCTGTCATCCTATGTGCTGTCCCGGACGCTGGTACCTGTGATGGCACGGTTTCTACTCAAACACGAACTGGGGATGTATCAGGAGGATGGCGAGTGTGCTGGGAATTCCCACAACCTCTTCTGGCGATTTCATGCTGGATTTAACCAGCGATTTAACTCGATGCGCGATCGCTACCATGCTGCTCTGGAGTGGGGGTTGAGTCATCGCATCTGGGTGTTGTTTGTGGCGATCGCCTTTTGTGCCAGTGCGGTTGCCCTGTTTCCGTTTGTCGGTGAAGACTTTTTCCCAACGGTCGATGCGGGACAGTTTCGGATGCATGTGCGTGCTCCCGCTGGCACTCGGATTGAAGCAACCGAACAGCTTTTTGGGCAGGTGGAACAGACCATCCGACGGGTCATTCCGGCTGAGGAAGTCTCGGTCATTTTGGACAATATTGGCTTGCCAGTGGGGGGAATTAACCTGGCGTTTAGTGACAGTGCCACGATCGGCTCAGCCGATGGAGAAATTCTAGTCTCCCTCAATCATGAACATCACGGTTCCACCTGGCAATATGTCAAGAAACTACGGAAGGAACTCAAAACGGAGTTTCCACAGGCGTCCTTCTTCTTCCAACCAGCGGATATCGTGAGCCAGATTCTCAATTTTGGCTTACCTGCCCCTGTGGATATTCAGGTTCTCGGTCGCAATGCGGAAAAAAATTATGCGATCGCCAAGCAAATTCGGGAAAAGGTGGCACAGATTCCCGGTGCTGTTGATGTTCACCTGCATCAAATTGTTAATGCGCCAGAGTTGGGGATTGAGGTCGATCGCACCCAGGCACAGCAAACGGGACTGTCGCAACGGGATGTTGCCAGCAGTATTCTTACATCCTTGAGTTCCAGCGGGCAGACTTCCCCTAACTACTGGCTGAATCCCAAAACGGGGGTCAACTACCTGGTTGCGGTGCAAACGCCCACCGCTAAAGTAGACTCTGTGGATGCAATTGAGGGAACGCCGATTGGGTCTGCCGCTGCGGGCACTCCCCAACTTTTAAACAACCTGGCAACGGTGAAACGCCGCACATCGATTTCTGTGGTGAATCATTACAACGTTCAACCTGTTTTCGATGTCTATGCGAATGTGCAGGATCGGGATTTAGGCGGTGTTTCCAGGCAGATCGATCGTATCGTCGATGAATTCCGTAAACAGTTGCCCAAAGGCAGTTTCATTGAAGTGCGTGGGCAGGTCGGGACAATGAAATCTTCCTTCCTGAGCATGGGAGTGGGATTACTTTTTGCCATTCTGCTGGTCTATTTCCTGATGGTGGTCAACTTCCAATCCTGGCTTGACCCGCTGATCATCATGATGGCATTGCCCAGTGCCCTGGCGGGTATTGTCTGGATGCTGTTTGTCACCCAAACCACTCTCAGCGTTCCTTCTCTAATGGGATCGATCATGTGCATGGGAGTCGCAACTGCAAACAGCATTTTGCTGGTGACCTTTGCCAATGATCAGCGTTTGCTGGGTAAAGATGCCCGTCAAGCTGCATCCCTGGCAGGATTTACCCGCCTGCGTCCAGTATTAATGACAGCCCTGGCAATGATCCTGGGTATGGTCCCAATGGCGTTGGGGTTGGGCGAAGGTGGTGAACAAAATGCACCGCTTGGACGGGCAGTCATCGGTGGACTTACTGCGGCAACGTTTGCCACTCTGTTCTTCGTTCCTGTTGTGTACAGTAAGCTGCGCCGCAAACAACCAGCATCACTGGACGATGATCTGGATTCCGCCTCTGGTTTGGGGAGTGGGGAGTTGGCAGTGGGGAATGGGGGGTCGATCGCCCATTGA
- a CDS encoding GFA family protein, which produces MKTYRGYCHCGRVQFEINATLDPVARCNCSLCSRRGAIMHKVPADQFKLIAGEEYLTLYQFHTQTAKHYFCKVCGIYPFHRPRTAPDFYGINVACLEGVDPFNLEPGLVDGRSYN; this is translated from the coding sequence ATGAAAACTTACCGAGGTTACTGTCATTGCGGTAGAGTGCAATTTGAAATAAACGCCACACTCGATCCGGTTGCGCGTTGCAATTGTTCGCTTTGTTCTAGAAGAGGTGCAATCATGCACAAAGTTCCTGCTGACCAATTCAAACTGATTGCAGGCGAAGAATACCTGACGCTCTACCAATTTCATACGCAAACAGCCAAGCACTATTTCTGTAAAGTGTGTGGCATTTATCCCTTTCACAGACCCCGCACTGCCCCTGATTTCTATGGAATTAACGTCGCCTGTCTGGAAGGCGTCGATCCATTCAACCTTGAACCAGGATTAGTGGATGGACGATCGTATAACTAG
- a CDS encoding glutathione binding-like protein produces the protein MIELYYWTTPNGHKITMFLEEAELPYTIVPINIGKGDQFQPEFLKIAPNNRIPAIIDREPIDGAEPISVFESGAILLYLAEKTGKLISSNLRERVVTLEWLFWQMGGLGPMAGQNHHFVQYAPEKIPYAINRYVNETGRLYAVLNKQLQDREFVAGHYSIADIAIYPWIVPYKNQNQNLEDFPNLKRWFETIQSRPATVRAYQKAEELKAQQVDMEQSRSLLFNQSANTVKN, from the coding sequence ATGATTGAGCTTTACTACTGGACAACGCCAAACGGTCACAAGATCACCATGTTTCTGGAAGAAGCAGAATTGCCCTATACGATCGTTCCGATTAACATTGGCAAAGGCGATCAGTTTCAACCAGAATTTCTTAAAATTGCACCTAATAACCGTATTCCCGCCATTATCGATCGCGAGCCTATTGATGGTGCTGAACCAATTTCTGTGTTTGAATCGGGTGCCATCCTGCTGTATCTTGCCGAGAAAACGGGAAAGTTAATTTCAAGTAATTTGCGTGAACGGGTTGTAACGTTGGAATGGTTGTTCTGGCAAATGGGCGGTTTAGGTCCAATGGCAGGACAAAACCATCATTTTGTCCAGTACGCTCCTGAAAAAATTCCCTATGCGATTAACCGTTATGTGAACGAAACCGGACGGCTGTATGCAGTTCTAAATAAGCAGTTGCAAGATCGGGAATTCGTTGCTGGTCATTATTCGATCGCTGACATCGCCATTTATCCCTGGATTGTGCCCTACAAAAACCAGAACCAGAATCTAGAAGATTTTCCCAACTTGAAACGCTGGTTTGAAACCATTCAATCTCGTCCTGCTACCGTTCGTGCCTACCAAAAAGCAGAAGAATTGAAAGCCCAGCAAGTTGACATGGAACAATCACGATCTCTGCTGTTTAATCAATCGGCAAATACAGTGAAGAATTGA
- a CDS encoding efflux RND transporter periplasmic adaptor subunit, with amino-acid sequence MSTQIPNQRSALSDQISSIRTAEMARFRMILLGAGAVLAGLLAIGIVPRLQRNAEINASAKEAQTGLLTVNTVMPHRADAKANITLPGNIQAVKETTIYARMDGYLSQRYVDIGDRVAVGQLLAEIDSPETDRQLDQARANLAQTRAAYAQSVANLEQSRASALQAQTTSNFNRVSSDRWRSLQQEGAVARQDYDEKKAAYDASAANVKAAQSVIRANQSNVASSIANIRASEANVERLQATQSYKRVTAPFNGVITARNIDTGALITAGSGGSNAVWLYKVAQPNTLRIFVDLPQTYVSSIRPGQPAEISVRELPKRAFIGKVTRTASALDTVSHTLRTEVQVNNPDLKLLPGMYAQVKFMLNQSAPALMVPANAIVVRSDGSQVAIVGADQKVHYQKVTIGRDYGSEVEIVSGLQGNEQLVVNPTDDVVEGVKVQTVSAKQKPDM; translated from the coding sequence ATGAGCACTCAAATTCCTAACCAACGCTCCGCTTTGTCTGATCAAATCAGCAGCATTAGAACCGCAGAAATGGCACGATTTCGGATGATTCTGTTGGGTGCTGGGGCTGTGCTGGCAGGGTTATTAGCGATTGGAATTGTGCCTCGCCTACAGCGAAATGCTGAAATCAATGCTTCTGCGAAGGAAGCCCAAACTGGATTGCTGACCGTGAACACAGTAATGCCCCATCGAGCCGATGCGAAGGCAAACATTACCCTTCCTGGCAATATTCAAGCGGTTAAGGAAACAACGATTTATGCCCGCATGGACGGGTACTTGAGCCAGCGCTATGTGGATATTGGCGATCGCGTTGCAGTCGGACAACTTCTGGCGGAAATCGATTCGCCCGAAACCGATCGCCAATTGGATCAGGCACGCGCCAACCTTGCCCAGACGCGCGCTGCCTATGCCCAGTCGGTTGCCAATCTGGAGCAATCGAGAGCGTCAGCATTACAGGCGCAAACCACTTCTAACTTTAACCGGGTTAGCTCCGATCGGTGGCGATCGTTGCAGCAAGAAGGAGCGGTTGCCCGTCAGGATTATGACGAGAAAAAAGCGGCCTATGATGCCAGCGCTGCCAATGTCAAAGCAGCACAGTCGGTGATTCGTGCCAACCAATCCAACGTGGCATCCTCGATCGCCAATATCAGAGCCAGCGAAGCGAACGTTGAACGTCTGCAAGCCACCCAATCCTACAAGCGGGTTACGGCACCGTTTAATGGGGTCATTACCGCCCGCAATATCGATACAGGCGCATTAATTACGGCGGGAAGTGGGGGTTCTAATGCGGTCTGGCTTTACAAGGTTGCCCAACCCAACACGCTCCGAATTTTCGTGGATTTGCCCCAGACCTATGTCAGTTCAATTCGTCCGGGACAACCCGCAGAGATTAGTGTGCGCGAACTTCCCAAGCGTGCCTTTATCGGCAAAGTAACCCGTACTGCCAGCGCCCTGGATACGGTTTCGCATACCCTGAGAACCGAGGTACAGGTCAACAATCCTGACCTCAAACTCCTACCCGGAATGTACGCTCAGGTAAAGTTTATGCTTAACCAATCGGCTCCAGCACTGATGGTGCCCGCCAACGCGATCGTCGTTCGTTCGGATGGTTCCCAGGTGGCGATCGTTGGTGCAGACCAAAAGGTGCATTACCAGAAGGTAACGATCGGGCGGGACTATGGCAGCGAAGTTGAAATTGTCTCTGGCTTACAGGGGAACGAACAACTCGTTGTTAATCCTACCGATGATGTAGTAGAAGGCGTGAAGGTACAAACTGTGTCAGCCAAACAGAAACCAGATATGTAG